The stretch of DNA CAAATCTGTCGCTGTCGAGCCTGCCGGCATCGTACCGACGAATTTGACCCCGATGACATCCGGTGCAGGGAAGTAAGACGGCTGTCCAAGCATGCTTGCTTCCGCTTCGATACCGCCGACACCCCACCCAAGGACGCCAAGACCATTGATCATCGTCGTATGGGAATCCGTACCGACAAGCGTATCCGGATAAGCAATATAAGTTCCGTCTTCCTCTTTATTCTCGTGGACCACACTAGCCAAGTATTCCAGGTTGACCTGGTGCACGATACCGGTTGCCGGCGGAACGGCACGATAGTTATCGAATGCTTTTTGTGCCCAGTTCAAAAATTCATAACGTTCTTTGTTTCGCTCAAATTCCAATTCCATATTCACTTTCAGTGCGTCTTGCGTGCCATACTTATCAACCTGTACGGAGTGGTCGATGACAAGGTCAACAGGGATTTCCGGGTTGATCCGGTCTGCATCCCCGCCAAGGTCTACCATCGCTTTTCTCAGGGAAGCGAGATCCACGACCGCCGGTACCCCGGTGAAGTCCTGCAGGATGACACGGGAAGGCTTGAATGGTACATCGGTGATGTCCCCATTCCCCCAATTTGCCAAGCCTTCCACATGCTCGTCCTTGATTGCAAAGCCATCATGCTGACGGATCAGTGATTCGAGCAGCACACGAATGGAGAATGGCAAGCGGGAGACTGTTCCAAGCCCCTTCTCTTCAAGCGCTTTCAATTGATAGTAATTGTACGTCTTTCCGTTTAATTCAAACTGCTTCTTTGCATTGTATGAATTATTTCCCACCATCGTATGAACAAACCCCCTTGTGAATTAGCCTGCTTATCACGATTCTATGATAAAGCAGCACGAGCTAACATCGATTTGCACTTTTTATTCTAAATGAAAACGATTCATAAGTAAATTAATTAAGAGCAAAAAACACGCGTAAAATAGGGAATCCTAGCGCATTTTGCAGCCTACCTATAGATTTTGACAACCCTCGAATAAGCCCTTTCACATAAGGGATAATAGTTGATGTGGAGGTGAGGAAATGGGAGATCAGAAAGGGAAACAGCGAAAACATCCAGAGAAGGTGAATGAGCCGCTGAGCGGGTCGAAGAAAGTGAAAAACAAAAATCATAGCAGACAAAAACATCATAGTCATCACGACATGTAAAAGAAAACATGGCCTCCTCGCAGGGGCCATGTATAAATATTATAAGGTTACAGGCAGGGACACCCTGAATGTGCTACCCTTGATTTCATTTCGAAGGATATCAAGGCTGCCATTATGCTTGTCCAGTATTTGAGCACAAATCATCAATCCAAGTCCCGTACCTTCTTTCTTTGTCGTAAAGAAAGGCTCCTTGAGCTTGGCAAGCACCTCATCCGGGATACCAGGCCCTTCATCCACGACATCCACTATACATTCTTCACCTTCTTGCCGCTGACGTATATCAATCTTGCCGCCATTCGGCATTTCTTCAAGTGCATTCTTGATAAGATTGATGAAGAGCTGTTTGATTTGAGATCTGTCACAGAGCAGCCTGCTATTCGATCCTTTTTCAAAATTGATCTGGACATTCTGCAGCCTTGCTTGTGAGTACAGCAGGGTGATGACATCCTGCAGCATTTCATGGATCGATTCCGATTCTTTGTTTTCCGCTACAGGTTTTGAAATGAATAGAAGCTCGGAAGTGATGGTTTCGATTTTCTGTATCTCATCCACCATGATCTTGTAATACTCTTCTTTGCGGCTGATACCCGCCTGGATGAGCTGGAGGAAGCCCTTCAGACTCGTAAGCGGGTTACGGATTTCATGCGCTATCCCAGCTGCAAGCTGTCCTGCCACACTCATTTTTTCCGAACGGAACATCATTTCCTCGATTTCTTTTTTATCGGAGACATCCTTGGCAACCCCGATATAATAAGGGGCATCTTGCTCCTTTACAAGTGAGATGCTGGCCTCCATCCATATATGCTTCCCCCTGTTATCCACAGCCGTGAAATGGAATCGCTGGGGCCATTCCGTCGCTGATTTGAACCTGTTTTTCAGGACAGGCACTTCACATGGATCCAAATAAGTCAAAGAAGACGTGCCGAACAATTCCTCTGGCAAATAGCCCAGCAGCCGCGTGACCGACGTGGAAGTATACCGAATCATCCCATCACTGCTGCAGACGAATACGATATCAAAACCGTTTTCATCGATCCATCGCAGCAGCGGTGCCGGAAGTTCAGCCAAAGAATGTGCCTCAAAGCCTGTCGAATCAAATGAAGCCGCCCTTGCCTTTTTCTCTGTCTTATAGTCGTCTTCGTTCAAGCTCCTTCGCCCCCTTTTATGTGACCTTCGTGCATCTATGTATGTATAAGTCCTTTTGTAATGTATGTTACTACAATTAAGCAAAAAACAAAACGCTCGTGCCATGATTTTCCTAAAACTTGTATGTCCTCAGTCTATGAAAAAAGACTTTCTCACTGGAAGAAAGTCTTTTCACACCATCAGGTGACTTGCAAGCTTCTTTCAAGCCGTTTGTACTTCCAAAGCATTGCAATCCGCCAGGAAGCGATCATGCCAAAGGCCAGCAGGAAGAAGACACCGCCCATCTCCCCTATTTCGATCGTCTGGCCGATCGCCACTTTGAGTAAAACCCGGACAAACACGAGACCGACAAGTATGATTGCGAATGCCTTCGAAGGCTTCAGGAAAATCTCCTGATCCCTGACTTCAAAATTGGAAGTCAGGATCAGCAAACTGGAAAAAATGATTCCTGCCCCCAATGAAAACCAAACCTCCGGCCAAGGTACACGGAACACCGGAAAAATGAACATCAGCGCTCCGGTACTCATGAAAAGGGGCGGCAGGATGATTTTCTTGGCCGTAACCGGTCTGGCTGCAGCCCGCATCCGTATCATGGCAACAGCCAGTCCCATACATGCCACCAGGATGGTACTGATGATAACAGGTAATGTCATACCCTTACCTTCTTTCAATTTACATTTCTTTAAGCGAGAATACGCTCCACAGTCTCAATCACTCGGACATCCTCGAAAGGCTTCGTAATAAAATCCTTTGCGCCAAGCTCGATCGCTTGCATGACGATGCGCTGCTGACCCATTGCAGAACACATGATCACCTTGGCATCCGGATCCATCCCGATGATCTCCTTCAAGGCTGCAAGCCCATCCTTATGCGGCATCGTGATATCCATGAACACAAGATCAGGATGGGTATCACGAAACTTTGAGACTGCTTCCAGTCCATCCGCAGCCTCCCCGACAACCTCATGATTGTTCTCGGTAAGCAGACCGCGCAATGTCTTCCGCATGAATTTTGCATCATCAACTATCAATATTTTTGCCACTTACATTCTCCTCACTGCTTGAACGATCTTGTGCGATGGACAGAATGATCGTCAGGGCGATACCGACAACGGTAAGATATACCCCCAGATCAAAAAGTGTCGCTGTAGCCAACTCCAGTTCCCCTAGTACCGGCAAATGGATATACGTGAAGGTATGGCTCAGGAATGGCTGTCCGAATAGGAATGACCCAGCACTGGTCAGGACCGCAATCAGCACACCCATCACCGTCAACACACGATAATTGATCGGCAGAACCTTGCTGACCGTCTTAAATCCATATGCCATATACATAAGCACCAGTGCAGCAGCAGTTCCCAGACCTCCGATGAATCCACCGCCCGGGGAATTATGGCCTGCAAAGAACAGATAGACCGAAAACCCTAGCAACAAGAAAGAGATGAGCACGGTTGTTGTTTTGAAAATTAAATTATTCGGTGAAAATTCCACAATCGACACCCTTTCCCTACATATTTTAAACTACTTCGCAGCATTTTTCACGATTTAAAAACCGTAAAAAGAGAAAAAACCGCCAAGATAAGCTGTTATCCTTGTTGTCAAATCGAATAGAAGCAAAATGCCGATCAGAATCAGGAAATAGCCGCTCACTTCATGCAAGAGCTTACCCGCTCTCTGCAATTTTTGCAGACGATATCCGAAAAAACCACAAACAAAAAAGGGAATGCTGAAACCAAGGACATAAGCCGACATCAGCGGGACGGCTTGAAGCGGCTGCAGTGCAGCAGTCGTCATGATCCCCGCCAATATCGGGCCTGTACATGGCGTCCAGCCCATGGCAAAGGCCAGTCCGATCAGGAAAGAACCCGCATATCCAGACGGTCTGTCCTTAAAACGAAACAAGCTTCCGGATGACTGCCATCTCCCTCCCAGCAATCCTATCTGTATCGCTCCCAATAGGATAAGGAAAGCTCCCCCGATGACACGTATGTATGCTTGATAAGCAAAAAGTAATTCAGATAATGCCAGTGCACTGTAGCCCAGCAATAAAAAAATCGCCGAAAACCCAAGCAAAAAGAAAATCGTATGCAAGAACCATCCATAGGCATGCGATTTTCCGCTGGATGAAGCCGGATTAACTCCAGTCAAATAGGATAGAAATGCCGGATAAAGCGGAAGGACACACGGGGATAAAAAGGATAGAAATCCTGCAGAAACAGCCAGCAGTATCGAAACCTCCACAAGATACCTCCTCCTTGATCATTCGGCAAGCAAAAGGAATCCCCATATAGGGATTCCTTCCATTAACTCATTCTACTATAGCATAATTCAGGACATACCAACAGTTTGGGCATTGTGATCTTCAATGACTTGATTATTGACATAAGGATGGAAGAACAACTCGCCGATACCGATCACGACGGTGGAAATCAAGGATGCCAGCACAACATTATCATCAGGATCCAGCAATGCTTCCCCCAACACCCAAAGCACGATGAATGCGAGGACGGCATCACACACTGTCGCAATTGCATTCCGCTTGGTAAAATCACCATCCGGCTTGCTCCGATCCCCTGATCGGCTGAGGATAAACAAATCCCCGATCACATAAGCAGCGATCGTCAAGACGACACTCATAAGCAGCGTATCACCGAATTCCGCATCGAACATCAGAGTGAAAACAATCCATAAAACAGCTAAAATCATGATGAATTTGATCAATAGTGCCTTTACATGTTTCATTTTGCCCACTCACTCCTTTTCTTCTTTACTTTTACCTTCATATTTGCAGAATAAAACCTATTGTCTGCATTATGAGTGTTGCCTGCTTCCTGTATTTCATACCTTTGCCGGCACTTACCAGCCGCCTTCTTCTTTCATTGCTGCAATATTTATGCTGACCAAGAGCTCATCAATGGCATGACGATCCGGCTCTTCTGGAAGCATGGAATCCTCTGCTGCCTTCCGGAGATCTTCATCCAACGACTCGATAAGCTCCACTGCTTCACCAAATGTGTATTTACCATTCCTGCAGTCAAGCAAAAAACCGCGATTTGGCCTGTAGGTGCTGAAATCGCCTGTTTCCAGTATCTCAATCGCGCTGGTCAGCAGCCTTACGCTATGCATAAAGAATTTCGTGTCGTACTCATACTGCTCGATCAAGTCCTGTCTGCCGGATCTGCTGGAATTTCTCTGCTTAAGCTTTTGGATCTGGGACTCGGCATAGCCACCAAATTTTTTGTGGATTGCTTTAGAAAGGAATAAATGCCGATCATCGATTAACCGCTGCCCCAAGTCTGTCACTTTTAAGTACTGCTCTCCATTCAAAAATAATATTTCGATGTTATTGGGCACCCCAGCCATAGCATCCTTGACGAACTTCGTGATATGGATGATATTGATATCGATATCATCTTTCATGTTTTTGAAGTTTTTACCGCCGCTGCTGTTATATTCATTGAAGGAATCCAGCCCCAGGAAGTAACTTGCAGGCGGGATGCATATTCCTTTGAAATCTTTATCAGAATCCTCGGTATTCGTGCCATATGCATAACTTCCCGTTGGAGCCAGGATGATTGTTCTCTCTTCCAGCCAGTCAAACATTCAGCATCTTTCCCCCTTCTCCATCCAGTGATAGTTTCCGCATAAATCCAGAAAATATAAAATAGATGAAGCTTGAAATAACATCAAAAAAACCACGTTTCCTGCTAAATCTCTAAGCAGAAAACGTGGTTTTTCGATTTCATTGAAATCTTTTTGCAATGCCAAATCGCCAACTTGAAACGTCAAAGCTATATAGAAATAATTGCTTATTTACCTTGTTGGTTATTCATTGCGCGCATCATTTGGTTGATTTTCTTTTGTGATGGTTTTTGACCCATTTGCATCATCATTGTACGAAGCATCTGTTCATTAATTGGCGGGTTCTTCTTCAGATAATTCATCATGTATCTTCTGGCGATGAAAAATCCAAGCGCAACGCCGATAATCAATGCAGCCAGTGCTATAAGTACGACCCAGATCGGACTCATATTGGCTTCCTCCTTCAAAATATCTCTAATCTAGTATAGACAATCAAAAGGAAGAATACAATAGATGAACCCGTGATTGCAAGTCATTTTTTATGATCGGGGCGATCCAGCCGCAGTTGTTGGCCGCAGGTTCGATGATGAAAAAGGATGAATCGAAATGGCGCAGCTGTGAGAAGATGGTCTCTTCAGCGGTCGTCAAGGAATCGCAGACAACGCGGAGGCAGTGCTGATCAGCTTCGATTTGCACATTGTCATCTTGATGGAGTGCTTGCTGCAGTGATGCATCGGGAGGAAATTCATTTGTGATATAGTCCAGCTGCTCCTGTACATATGCGGTTTTCTCCTCCTGACTGGAGAGGAAAAAGCGATATAGGATATCCGATTTATAAAAATAACGGAAGTAGATCTCATGTTTCACCCAATAGACAAAATACTCTTTCATAAGCTTGTCCCTCCTTCTCCCTTTGAAAGAATAGTATACGTGAGACAGCGTTGCTTAATCCCTCGGAACTTGTAGCAAAGAGACACGAAGATGCAGAGTTTTGCTCGGATTTTGTCGTATAAGAAAATACCGGTCACAAGCGTGACCGGTATTTTCATCAATTCAATATGGATTTCACTTGTTCGATGACATTTTCGACTGTGAAGCCGAATGCTTCGATCAATTTATCACCGTTGCCGGACGCACCGAACGTGTCGATGCCGATGACCTTGCCTTCCAGGCCTACATATCTTTCCCAGCCAAGCGGGGAAGCCATTTCAATACCGACACGCTTCTTCACTGCAGGCGGCAGGACACTATCCTTGTAGGACTGGTCTTGCAGTTCGAAACGATCCCAGGATGGCATGCTGACGACAGAAGCATCGATATCCTGCTCACGAAGCGCTGCCTGCGCACGTACAGCAAGCTGTACTTCCGATCCGCTCGCCAGAAGCAAGACATCCGGTGTTTCTTTTTGTGCTGGGCTGACAACATATGCCCCCTTCTTCACACCCTCATATGCCGCTTGCTGTGTCGATGGCAATGTAGGAAGATCCTGACGCGTCAGGACTAATGCAGTCGGAACTTTTTCGGATTCCATCGCCAGTCTCCAAGCAGCCTGTGTTTCATTGCCATCGGCAGGACGGACAACGCTCAAGCCAGGCATTGCTCTTAGGGATGCCAGCTGCTCGATCGGCTCATGCGTCGGACCATCTTCACCGACAGCGATGGAATCGTGTGTCAATACATAAGTCACAGGCGTCCCCATCAAAGCGGACAGACGGATTGCCGGACGAAGGTAATCGCTGAATACGAAGAATGTTCCGCCATACACTTTCAGGCCGCCATGAAGCGCCATACCATTCAAGGCAGCACCCATCGCGAATTCACGCACACCGAACCAGATATTGCGGCCGCTGTAGTTGGCCTTGGAGAAGTTCTCTTCTTTTGCAAGCAGCGTCTTGTTTGAACCGGCAAGGTCCGCGCTTCCGCCAAACAAAGCCGGCACAGTATCAGCGATTGCATTCAGTACTTTTCCGGAAGCAGAACGAGTGGCAGTCACATCTTTGCCTTCCTCATACGTCGGAAGCGCATCTGCCCATCCTTCCGGAAGCTCACCCTTGATTGCAGCAGACAGCTCTTTTGCAAGCTCGGGATATGCTTCTTCGTACTTGGCGAATAGCTCATTCCAAGCGTTTTCAGCTTCGGCGCCATTTTTGGCAACCTTCTCTTCGAAATCGGCATAGACCTCTTCCGGTACATGGAAGTCCTCATGCTCCCACTTGTAAAATTCCTTCGTAAGTTTTACTTCATCCACACCCAGCGGCGCACCATGGGAGGCGCTTTTCGCTGACTTGTTCGGCGAACCGTAACCGATGACAGTCTTCACTTCAATCAGGGTAGGCTGCGTTGTGTTTGCTTTCGCTTCTTTGATTGCTTCACGGATTGCATCCACATTCGTTCCTTCTTCGACACGAATCACTTGCCAGCCGTACGCTTTGAAGCGGTCTTCCACATTCTCAGAGAAGCTGTGATGAAGGTCGCCATCAAGCGAGATATCATTTGAATCATACAGGACGATCAGCTTGTCCAGGCCAAGGTGACCGGCAAGCGATGCCGTTTCGTGCGAAATACCTTCCATCAAGTCACCATCACCGCAAATAGCGTATGTATAGTGATCCACGACTGGGAAACCATCCTTGTTGTATTTGGCTGCAAGATGCGCCTCGGCCATTGCCATACCAGTAGCCATGGCGATGCCTTGTCCAAGCGGACCAGTCGTTGCTTCGACACCATCCGTATGATGCACTTCCGGATGTCCTGGTGTACGGGATCCGAACTGACGGAATGATTTCAAGTCATCGATGGATACCTTATATCCGGATAAATGCAAGAGGGAATACAGCAGCATGGAACCGTGCCCTGCAGACAATACGAAACGGTCCCGGTTGAACCAGTGGGAATTCTTCGGATTGTGGACCATGAAATCGGTGAAAAGCGTATACGCCATCGGTGCGGCCCCCATCGGCATACCCGGATGGCCGGAATTAGCAGCTTCGATCGCATCGATTGATAACGTACGAATTGTATTGATTGAAAGCAATTCTGTAGTCTGAACCATGTGAACATCCCTTTCATCTAGCAAATTATGTACTCTTTTTCATCCTATACCTAAATGCTCCGATAGACAAGGATTTATACATAGAAAAAGAAGGGATTGGCTGAGCATGATGCCAGCCATCCCTTCTTAATTATCTTCCCGCATTTTCTTTACTTTATCCGGTGTAACATCGTTTCCTTCCGGATCAATGATCGTCATGGTCTTGAATTGATTTTTGAACGAAGTGCGGACATTCTTCAAGTATTCCTGTCTAAGCTCCTTCTGCTCTTTCTGTTCGCCAAGGCTGAGACCTTCCGTTTTCGCTTTATGTGCCAACGCATTTATGCGTGCCAGTTTTTCTTTGGATATCATGTGTATATGCTCCTTTAAGCATTAAAGTTCATACACACTATGTTACCTGCTACCGTCCTCCGATTCAAGCGAAAGATATTCCTGGTACCTTCTATGTACGGTCGCCTTCGATACCTGGAAGCCCATACCGCGAAGAACAGAGCTGATTTCCTGAAAGGTGAGCTTGTTGTTTCTCAGCCTGATCACCTCTTGGATCGGAAAGTCAATCCGCTCCCTGCCTGGTGCTGCCTGCTGGTTGCCCAGATTCTTACTCGGATCATAACCGGCTTCAATCGCCCGCCTCATGCCCCGTTTTATCTTCATATTATGAATCTTCCTTTGGTACTCCTCGACAATACCGACAATCTGGAGCACCATACCATCCGATTCAGAAAGCTGGAATTCACCATGCTGGCTCAGCGTGTAGACCTTGACCTCCAGCTTTTGCAAGTGATGGAATAAAGCAATTTTGGTGTTGCCCCTGCCCAGCCTTGTTTCATCCTGGATAAGAAGGCAATCCGCTTCACCTGCTGTGAATAGATCCAGCATGCGGAAGATACCCGGGCGTTCAATCTCATAGCCGCTCTGTCTCTCTTCTATGATATCGATGACCTCTATATCGGCGGAAGCAGCAAGACTCATGAGCTCCTCGCGCTGCCGCTCAATCGAGCTTGCCTGCTCGTCCTTTTCTGTACTGACTCTGCAATAGATGACTGCTTTCATTGATGTACCCTCTCACTTCAGC from Terribacillus sp. FSL K6-0262 encodes:
- a CDS encoding cytochrome c biogenesis protein CcdA encodes the protein MEVSILLAVSAGFLSFLSPCVLPLYPAFLSYLTGVNPASSSGKSHAYGWFLHTIFFLLGFSAIFLLLGYSALALSELLFAYQAYIRVIGGAFLILLGAIQIGLLGGRWQSSGSLFRFKDRPSGYAGSFLIGLAFAMGWTPCTGPILAGIMTTAALQPLQAVPLMSAYVLGFSIPFFVCGFFGYRLQKLQRAGKLLHEVSGYFLILIGILLLFDLTTRITAYLGGFFSFYGF
- a CDS encoding YneF family protein yields the protein MSPIWVVLIALAALIIGVALGFFIARRYMMNYLKKNPPINEQMLRTMMMQMGQKPSQKKINQMMRAMNNQQGK
- a CDS encoding Na(+)/H(+) antiporter subunit B; the encoded protein is MEFSPNNLIFKTTTVLISFLLLGFSVYLFFAGHNSPGGGFIGGLGTAAALVLMYMAYGFKTVSKVLPINYRVLTVMGVLIAVLTSAGSFLFGQPFLSHTFTYIHLPVLGELELATATLFDLGVYLTVVGIALTIILSIAQDRSSSEENVSGKNIDS
- a CDS encoding DUF896 domain-containing protein — translated: MISKEKLARINALAHKAKTEGLSLGEQKEQKELRQEYLKNVRTSFKNQFKTMTIIDPEGNDVTPDKVKKMREDN
- a CDS encoding response regulator gives rise to the protein MAKILIVDDAKFMRKTLRGLLTENNHEVVGEAADGLEAVSKFRDTHPDLVFMDITMPHKDGLAALKEIIGMDPDAKVIMCSAMGQQRIVMQAIELGAKDFITKPFEDVRVIETVERILA
- a CDS encoding YndM family protein — encoded protein: MKHVKALLIKFIMILAVLWIVFTLMFDAEFGDTLLMSVVLTIAAYVIGDLFILSRSGDRSKPDGDFTKRNAIATVCDAVLAFIVLWVLGEALLDPDDNVVLASLISTVVIGIGELFFHPYVNNQVIEDHNAQTVGMS
- the tkt gene encoding transketolase, which translates into the protein MVQTTELLSINTIRTLSIDAIEAANSGHPGMPMGAAPMAYTLFTDFMVHNPKNSHWFNRDRFVLSAGHGSMLLYSLLHLSGYKVSIDDLKSFRQFGSRTPGHPEVHHTDGVEATTGPLGQGIAMATGMAMAEAHLAAKYNKDGFPVVDHYTYAICGDGDLMEGISHETASLAGHLGLDKLIVLYDSNDISLDGDLHHSFSENVEDRFKAYGWQVIRVEEGTNVDAIREAIKEAKANTTQPTLIEVKTVIGYGSPNKSAKSASHGAPLGVDEVKLTKEFYKWEHEDFHVPEEVYADFEEKVAKNGAEAENAWNELFAKYEEAYPELAKELSAAIKGELPEGWADALPTYEEGKDVTATRSASGKVLNAIADTVPALFGGSADLAGSNKTLLAKEENFSKANYSGRNIWFGVREFAMGAALNGMALHGGLKVYGGTFFVFSDYLRPAIRLSALMGTPVTYVLTHDSIAVGEDGPTHEPIEQLASLRAMPGLSVVRPADGNETQAAWRLAMESEKVPTALVLTRQDLPTLPSTQQAAYEGVKKGAYVVSPAQKETPDVLLLASGSEVQLAVRAQAALREQDIDASVVSMPSWDRFELQDQSYKDSVLPPAVKKRVGIEMASPLGWERYVGLEGKVIGIDTFGASGNGDKLIEAFGFTVENVIEQVKSILN
- the sirA gene encoding sporulation inhibitor of replication protein SirA — translated: MKEYFVYWVKHEIYFRYFYKSDILYRFFLSSQEEKTAYVQEQLDYITNEFPPDASLQQALHQDDNVQIEADQHCLRVVCDSLTTAEETIFSQLRHFDSSFFIIEPAANNCGWIAPIIKNDLQSRVHLLYSSF
- a CDS encoding cytochrome c biogenesis protein CcdC, with product MTLPVIISTILVACMGLAVAMIRMRAAARPVTAKKIILPPLFMSTGALMFIFPVFRVPWPEVWFSLGAGIIFSSLLILTSNFEVRDQEIFLKPSKAFAIILVGLVFVRVLLKVAIGQTIEIGEMGGVFFLLAFGMIASWRIAMLWKYKRLERSLQVT
- a CDS encoding small acid-soluble spore protein P, producing MGDQKGKQRKHPEKVNEPLSGSKKVKNKNHSRQKHHSHHDM
- a CDS encoding nucleotidyltransferase domain-containing protein is translated as MFDWLEERTIILAPTGSYAYGTNTEDSDKDFKGICIPPASYFLGLDSFNEYNSSGGKNFKNMKDDIDINIIHITKFVKDAMAGVPNNIEILFLNGEQYLKVTDLGQRLIDDRHLFLSKAIHKKFGGYAESQIQKLKQRNSSRSGRQDLIEQYEYDTKFFMHSVRLLTSAIEILETGDFSTYRPNRGFLLDCRNGKYTFGEAVELIESLDEDLRKAAEDSMLPEEPDRHAIDELLVSINIAAMKEEGGW
- a CDS encoding recombinase family protein, yielding MKAVIYCRVSTEKDEQASSIERQREELMSLAASADIEVIDIIEERQSGYEIERPGIFRMLDLFTAGEADCLLIQDETRLGRGNTKIALFHHLQKLEVKVYTLSQHGEFQLSESDGMVLQIVGIVEEYQRKIHNMKIKRGMRRAIEAGYDPSKNLGNQQAAPGRERIDFPIQEVIRLRNNKLTFQEISSVLRGMGFQVSKATVHRRYQEYLSLESEDGSR
- a CDS encoding ATP-binding protein, with the translated sequence MNEDDYKTEKKARAASFDSTGFEAHSLAELPAPLLRWIDENGFDIVFVCSSDGMIRYTSTSVTRLLGYLPEELFGTSSLTYLDPCEVPVLKNRFKSATEWPQRFHFTAVDNRGKHIWMEASISLVKEQDAPYYIGVAKDVSDKKEIEEMMFRSEKMSVAGQLAAGIAHEIRNPLTSLKGFLQLIQAGISRKEEYYKIMVDEIQKIETITSELLFISKPVAENKESESIHEMLQDVITLLYSQARLQNVQINFEKGSNSRLLCDRSQIKQLFINLIKNALEEMPNGGKIDIRQRQEGEECIVDVVDEGPGIPDEVLAKLKEPFFTTKKEGTGLGLMICAQILDKHNGSLDILRNEIKGSTFRVSLPVTL